AGAGAGTGGGGCGAAGGAGGTGGTTACATTATGGAGGGAGAGAATGTTTTTCACCCGGCTCCTATAGCAAGGGGGCCTGAAAAACCGCAGTTACGGCCACAAGACGAGCCCGTCATTCTCCGTACACCTAGCGGGGCCAACCCAGGTCCGTAACGCACTGCGAATTTTTTAGTGTACACATCCCCACTCATTGTGGGGATTTTATTTTTTATTTCCTCGAGCGAAGAGACAATATGGGGGTTAATCCCTTTATTATTTTGAGGTAAATAAGGTCTTTGCCTTTCTTTCCACCTCATCCATTGCCTCATTCGAGAGGGCGTCTGCCTCCGTGTTTTCTTCGCGACGTATGTGTGTGAAGGACAAACGTGGAAAATCGGCCACCTTGCTATTCCAAACTTTTATGAACTGTGGGAAAAGAGTTGGTTCTTTAATCTGATACTCCCCGCGCAACTGCTTGATAATGAGCTCACTGTCTGACCGCACCTCGACTTCTGTCTCTCCACGCTCATCTTTGGGGATTATCTTCTTTAATTCTTGGAGCGCGTGGGCTACCGCTTCGTACTCTGCCCAGTTATTTGTCTGCGTGCCTAGTGGCAGAGCGATTTTCTTCAAAACCCCTTTCTTTTCGTCTGTAATGACAATTCCAGCGCCGGAAGGACCCGGATTGTTTCTTGCTCCCCCATCAGTGTAGATAGTAATTTTCCGCATGATTAATGATGCACCAAGAATATCACTCCTCTCCAATATCTACAATTCGGAGGCGCAAACTGTCGCGGCCGGCAAAGACATTCTTCTCGATGTGGGCGGAGAACTGTACGTACTGCCCCACCGCAAAACGACCGAGTAAGTGTTCTGCAAAAAATTGTATTGCTTCTATCTCTCTGCCAAAGCTATTTGCAAAGATAAGTTTGAGATGGTTCTTTTGCTTCCCGAAGCCCTCGACACGCCTGACCTCCGCATTCCGAAAAAGAAAAAGTGGTTTGGGGTTGCCCATCCCATAGGGCGAAAGCTTCTCTATAACGCCATACGCCTCCCTTGTTACATTGTCGAGCGAGAGTGTTGTGTCTGCTTCCTGCGCCCCCTTTCGCTCTCGACGCGGTACTGTGTTACTTGCCTCCGCAAGGGCATCGGCAAGGAGGTGTAGCTTGTCCCTTCTTACCGAAAAGCCGCCTGCGCATTCGTGTCCTCCGTACGCCGTGAGTATCTCATCGGCACATTGCATAAGCTCGAGCAAATGGACACTGCCATCTGAACGGCACGACCCCTTGAGGGTCCCATCCCCGCCCTCGCCCCACAAAAATACCGGGCGCGAGAATTCCTGCATAAGGGTGTTCGCCGCAAGTCCAAGTAGGCCCGGCTGCCAATTCGTGTTACCCAAGACAAGGACCGATTTGAGTTGGGACTCCTGAAGGCGTGCGCGCGCCTCCTTTACGATAGCCGCGACAAAACCCTTCCTTTTATTGTTCAGTACCTCAAGTTCTTTGGTAAGGGCGAGCGCTTCTGCATCGTTTTCTGTCGCAAGTAGGCGAAAAGCTTTTTCGGGAGAATCCATCCGCGAAGCGACGTTGATACGCGGCCCAATAACAAACCCGACATCATCTTCGGTGAGTAAGCTCTGTCTCACGCGCGCCGCACGCAAAAGTTCCTGGAGTCCCTTCCTCCTGTTCCGCTTGAGCACTGCGAGTCCATAGTAGGCAAGGGCCCTATTTTCCCCACGAAGCGGCACCATGTCGGAGAGTGTCGCGATACCCACCATATCTAGGAGCCACTTTTCCCAACCATCGTGGACCACAAACACACCTTCTTCGTTTCCTCTACGCAAGACTGCTGTGACGAGCTTCCAGGCAACTGCCGCTCCACATAGGTCCTTGAATGGATATTGGTCCCCTTCTTGTTTCGGGTTTATGATCGCGTATGCAGGGGGCATCTCCTGCGGCAGGTGGTGATCTGTTACGATGACATCAATGCCGAGCTCGTTTGCGCGCTCAATCGCCTTAGAGTCCGCCATGCCACAGTCGGCGGTGATAATGAGAGCGGTCCCCTCGCCCGCAAGCTCCTCAACCGCGCTTACGTGTACGCCAAACCCTTCGTTGTGGCGATGCGGAATATAATTTCTAAAATTAGAGAAACCGATTTTCTTAAAAAAGTCGTGGAAAATAATCCCGGCAGGAATACCATCCGTGTCATAGTCGGTATATGCAACAATCCGCTCGCCACCCTTCACAGCCTTGAGAACGCGCGAGACACTTCGTTCCATGTCCTTTAAGAGAAACGGGTCATGTGTGTGGAGGTCGTAGTCAGGGTTTAGAAAAAACTCGCGCTCATGCTCTTCAATCCCGCGATTTTGAAGGAGGAGGGTAAGTAGTTCTGAAATCTCTGTTTGAACGATTTCTTCGCGTTCACCTCGAGATACTGCCGCGCCGTATGTCATCTCGATATTGTAGCGCACTTTCCGAACAGATTGTTAAAAACAAAAGCCCCCTGATTCAAATCGGGGGGCTTTTGGGTTAGTCAATCGCGTAGGTAACGTTCACATTCACCATTACTGTGTTTTCTCCCACAGGAAGTTCCGGAACTGGTGGGGCTCCCTTTTCCATATCGCCCCCCATGCCAAAGGCCGCCTCACGAGCAAAGTAAATCGGGCCGCCTCCTGATTCATAGAAGTTTACGACTTTCACAAGCCGTACATCGAGGTCGTCTGCGAGCTGTTTTGCTTTGTCTTCTGCGTCTTCAATCGCTTCCTTCCGTGCTTCCCGTCGTACTTCGTCTTCATCTTCAACGGTAAAGTTGATGCTAGAGATATTGGTTGCGCCACGGCTCCCGAGTTGTGCGATCATCTCACCTGCCTTGTCCGTCTTTTTGGTTTTAACAGAAACCCAATGAGACACCTCGTACCCAATAAGCACGCGCTCGCCAGTCGGGAATCCTCTATTGTTCTGGTAATCATAGCGCGGGGAAATGTTGTAGCTGGTGGTCTTAAGATTTTTCTCTTCTACTCCCGCGTCCTTAAGGTACGAGAGGAGGGCATTGCTGGTTTCTGTCACCACTCGTTGCGCGTCTGCGATTGTTTTTGCTTCTTCGATAACAGCAAAGGAGAATTCGGCCGTATCAGCGACGACAAACGCTTCCCCGGATCCGGAGACAGTAATCGTCCGTGTAAACTGGGCGTCTTGACCAATAAAGCGAAGCGCCTTCAATTCACCCGCGAATGACGCGAGCAAGAAGAGTGCTCCGGTAAAAAGAAGCGCGATAAAGCCATAACGTATAACCTTGTCATTCCCCATTTCTTCGAAAGTTATCATAGATGATTAAATACTATAGGGTTTAATACTCTTTATTCCTTCATGGTATCATAAACTCATGTCAGAAATCTATCTGTATACATTGGGGAGTGTCGCTGCCGTGAGCGCCATCTCCTTTGTGGGCCTGTTTGCTCTTTCGTGGAAGGAGCGCTTTTTGCGGAGCATTATTTCTTTTTTGGTCGCACTCGCTGTCGGGGCGCTCTTGGGGGACGCATTTATTCACCTTATTCCGCAAGCGTTTGCCGAAGCGGCAAATCCATCTTTTGTTGCAATACTTATTATTGCCGGCATTGTCCTGTTCTTTCTTCTTGAAACATTGGTGCATTGGCACCACGCGCATAGCCTAGAGTTGAGTGGCGAATCTCGAAATAGCGCAAAAGGCGTGCATATACATCCCACTGGCTATATGGTTCTCGTTGCCGACGGCTTACATAATTTCATTGATGGCATCATCATTGCGGTTTCTTATCTTGTTTCTATCGAAGTTGGTGTCGCCACAACAATTGCTGTCGTCTTGCACGAAATTCCCCAGGAGATCGGGGACTTCGGTGTGCTCTTACACGCAGGATTCGGAAGGATGCGGGCGCTTTTTCTTAACTTCGTCTCTGCAACACTTGCCATTTTAGGAGCAATCATCGCCCTTGTGGCGGGCGAGAGTATCGAGCAGTTTGTCTTTTGGGTGCTCCCGCTCGCAGCTGCAAGCTTCATCTACATCGCAACCGCAGACCTCTTCCCCGAGCTTCGTACTGCATCAAAACCAGTCTTTTTCCTGCAACTGTGCGCAATTATTCTCGGCGTTGCCGCAATGTATCTCCTTGTATTTGTTGAATAGCTAGTGGCTAGGCGTCAAAAAAACGTTTCCCGGTCTTGAGCGCCTCCATGTGTGCGTGAAAAGCTTTGTACACAGGATTTGGGACATGCCTGGGGTCGTGCCACTCCCACCCTTCACACCTATCTCTCTCCATAACCTTTGGTTCACCGGCCTTCCAATCGGCGGTGAGAGCAATATCAATATAATGATGTGGCGGATAATCTTTCATGTTCAGTACATGCAAAAACTGAATGTTCTCAATTTCAATCCCGGTTTCCTCCAACACTTCCCGTATCCCACAATCGACAATAGCCTCCATGTATTCAAGGTGGCCACCCGGAAGCGACCACTCCCCTTCGCCGTGAACTCCTTTGCGCTTGCCCATTAAAATCTTGCCATCCTTGAAAACGATGACCCCGACACCAACCTTTGGATAATGTGCGTGAAAATTGTCCATGGATATTACGCATTTCGCAACAGTGAGGCATTTATCGCGACGATAACAGTCGAAAGCGACATTAAGACCGCGCCGACGGCCGGTGAAAGCACGATACCTGCACTATAGAGAACCCCAGCCGCAAGAGGAAGCGCGACAATATTGTATCCTGCCGCCCACCAAAGATTCTGGATCATTTTATTATATGTTTTACGAGAAAGTTCCATGACTTGAACGACATCGAGCGGGTTGTTGCGTACCAAGATGATACTTGCCGTTTCTATAGCAACATCAGTGCCAGCCCCTATGGCAACACCGATATCCGCCTGGGCAAGCGCGGGGGCGTCATTTACCCCGTCCCCAACCATTAACACTTTTTGTCCCTCCTCTTGGAGGCGCATAATGACTTCGGATTTTTCGTGGGGCAATACTCCTGCGAAATAGTTATCGAGACCGAGTTCTTCGGCAACACGTTTTGCAACAGATTCATTGTCGCCGGTTAACATCACAACGTGATGCCCTTTTTCTTTAAGCACCCTCACGGCGGTGCGGGCTTCCGCACGTACCGTATCGTCAAGGGCAAGGAAACCTATCGGCAACCCTTCTTTCAAAACAAATACTGCGGTTTTGCCTTGAGCCAACACCTCGTCTGCGCGTTTTGTATCATACGACACGCGTTGCTGTTTTACATACGCTTCGGAGACCACCTGCACCAACACTCCCTTCACTTGCGCCTGGAAACCACGCCCGGGAATAATGCTTTGATGTTCCGCTGGGTAGGTTTCCGGAGCCGCCTTAACGATTGCCTTAGCGATTGGATGAGACGAACCCTGGTCAACACTCGCCGCGTACTTTAAAACATCTTCCTTTGAATATTCTACAAACGGAACGACATCACTTACCACAAAAGCCCCTTCGGTTAATGTCCCTGTCTTATCGAACACAATCGTAGTGACACCGCGGGCGGCTTCAAACGCCATGCGATCTCGTATCAAAAAACCTTTCTGAGCTGACAAAGAGGTGGAGAAGGCGACAACAAGCGGTATCGCGAGGCCGAGTGCGTGCGGACAGGCAATCACGATGACCGCAATCGCACGCTCAACCGCAAAACCAAGAGGCTGGAGCAAAAAGAGCCAGGCAAAAAGAGTAACCGCCCCCCCGCCCAAAGCGACGACGGTGAGCCACATCGCGGCCCTGTTTGCCAAGTCCTGGGTCTTCGACTTGCTCTTCTGTGCCTCCTGCACAAGCGTCACCACATATGAAAGGTAGGTGTCTTTCCCCGTTTTTGTCACCTGCACAATGATAACAGCCTCTGCATTGAGGGCTCCTGCAATAACGCGACTTCCGGTTTGTTTTGAAACAAGCTTCGACTCACCTGTTAGCATCGATTCATCAACTGCCGTGAGACCCTCGACAACAACACCGTCGACAGGGATCCGCTCCCCCGGCTTAATGATGACCTCGTTCCCAATGTGGAGATCGGCAATGAAGACCTCGGAAACAGAACCATTGGCGTTTCGTAGGTGAGCGGTCTTCGGCAGAAGCCCCGCAAGTTCTTCGAGCGTGCGTGATGCGCCCATGACGCTCCGCATCTCGATCCAATGCCCGAGGAGCATAATATCAATAAGCGTCACAAGTTCGGAGAGAAGCTCCTTCCCGTTTCCCGCAAAGCCCAGAACAACTGCTCCGCTGTAGAGGAAGGCGGCCGTAATTGCCGCCGCAACTAGGGTCATCATCCCCGGCTGGCCATTTTTTAGCTCACTCCACGATCCCCTGAGAAAAGGCCAACCACCATAAAAATAGATAAGCGACGCGATGAGAAAAGCCAATTCAAAGCCGTACGACACCTGCAACCCAAAGAGAGACTGCGCGTGCGGGGAAAGCGCGAGTACTGGGAGCGAGAGAACAAGCGCTACCCAAAAGCGCTTTTTAAAATCCTCCGCCATGTGGTTTCCATGCGTTCCGTGGGGAGCCCCATCATGACCCGAGTGTTCTGTGTGCATACTGACAGTATATAAGACGAAGTGCTTTTATTCACCCTTTTTGGCGACAAGCTCTGGGGTCTCTGACACATATTCAAGAATAAACTGCGCGCGACCGAGAAGTTGCCCCCGCCCCGTCTTTGCATTGACGCGCCATCGCCCCGGAGCAAGGTTCTCTATGAGGGAATATCCTCGGTACCCGCCGTCACGTCCGCCAAGAATTGGGAAGGGGATGCGGGATGCAATGACCCATTCCCCCGTCGTATCATCATAGTGCTCCCACTCATGCACGATTGAAGTTGCAAGATCTGTCGGCGCAAAGATGGAACTGTAGAAAAAGACCGGGGCATGAGGTGTAATATGCACGATTTCAGGGGATAGCAGTGTCGCGAACCACAACCTCTTTTCGTCTCGAATGATATACTCATCTCCAACTCGTCGAACTTGATGGGCCACCTCTGCCCCCTTGAGCGAGAGTGGTATGGGCGGAATAATATTGGCAAAATAAAGCACATTCAATGCGACAAACATCGTTCCGATGCTCAGGACAAGGTAGCGCTTGCTCTCGGCGATACGCGCCGGGATGAAGAGGGCGAGGGCAAGAACGAATCCGGCAACAAGCGCGAGGCTTATTGCGCCGCTAAAGAGAAATATTTCTCCACCCATGGCACCCAACACTATCGGGACGTAAAAAATGGTAAATGAGAATAATACAAAATAGAACATGCTCACCTGGAAGACGAGACGCTGGTAGCGGGCTCTCAAAAACTCATTCCCAATAAGGAGGGCAATCAGGAATATGAGAAACGGCCAACTTGTGACGAGTGATGCGCTCTTGCTGTAGAAAATGAAAAACCCGGAAAAAAGAGCTCCGAAGGAAAATTGCATGAGAAGCGGCGCAACCCTCCGCATGAATGGTCGCGACTGCGCGGCGAGCGCTTTTCCTTCGTAGAAATTAATAAAGGTGATGCAGGCCGCGACAATGACCAAATGCGTCACAATCACAAACTGCTCAAAGGCAAGATCAATACGCCTGAGCGTCAACGTATCAACGATAAACCCAAGAATCAGTGCGCCAGACAAAAAACGTCCTTCATATCGGAAATACCATGACTCAAACTTTTTTGTTGTCCCCTTCAGTTTGCTTAACACATTTACTACTTCTTACTTCCTGTGGGCCTGAGGTGGTCACAAGGAGTGTTTAATTTATTTCGATATCAATATACTTGACCGAGGGAACCGCGGCTATGATCTTCTTCTCTACTTCATCAATCTTCCGACCCACGAGGCGCGGGATGTGGTTCGTCTGGTACGCAATGAACCTTTTGAACTCTTCATAGTCGTCTTTAATGATCTCGTATTCCCCCTCAAGATCCCCTCGATCAAACACTTCTTTGATGAGTGCCGCTCCATTGAATTCTATTTCGCACTTTATCCGGTACTTCCCAATATCGAGGACTTCTGATTTGAAATCAATCACCTTTTCGATATAGGGCTCCGCAACGAGCATTTCCGTGATTTGTTCTGCGAGTTCCTCTGGAATACTTTTCCCTATGAGAAATTCTCGATTCTTTTTGATGAGAAAAACGGCGATAACGGCCAAGATAAGCCCGACAATAATAGAACCAACGGCATCCCACAAATAGTTGTGCGTGAAATATGAAAGGGTGACCGAGCATAAGGCTACGATTACTCCCAAGACGGCAGCTGTGTCTTCGTACACAACAGCGATGGTAACTGGATCTCCGTGCTCAAGTGCCTCAACAAATGTCTTTTCTTTGTTATGCAGTCGCAGTTCTTGAGCCGCCTTGTACAGGGTAAACGACTCAATAACAAATGCGGTGATGAGAATGGCAAATATTGTGGTGCTTAGCTCCGCTTCATGGTGCGACAGAAGGGACGAGATACCATGATACACAGTAACTCCTGCACCTAAAAAGAAGATGCCGCATGCCGAGATGAGCGCCCAGAGGAACCGCTCGTTCCCGTAGCCATATGCGTACTCCTCGTCTGCAACACGGGTTGAACTACGGAGTCCAATAAGGAGGAGAGATTGGTTCATGGTGTCCGCTAAGCTGTGCACCGCCTCGCTAAAGAGAGAACTTGAGCCAGAGAGAAAATATCCAATAAACTTAAGGACTGTTATGCAGGCATTCCCTCCCAAAGCAAAAATGACCGAGGTAGTACCGGCTATTGCTTTATTGGGCTTCATAGAGAGGAATTATACCACACTGGAGATGATGCTTTTGGGGTGCCCAAAGGGATTCGAACCCTTTCTGGATCCTTCACAGGGATCAGTGCTAACCGTTACACCATGGGCACCATCTTCTACTATCTTCTACTAAACGTGTGGTAGTGTACCATGAAAAATGCGGGGTGAAAATGGGTAGCGTGCTACCAGCCGCCGCGTTCAACAAGACCTTTAAAACGAGACATCATTTCTTTCGTATTCTCCCCAACAACACCATCACCGATTGTGTGGGCATCAATGCGTGTAACCGGCACAATGCGACGCCCCGTTGAGGTGATGAACGCTTCGGTTGCTTCACTCAAAACTTCTTCGAGAGACAATTCGCGCTCTTCGACCTCAAACGTATCTCTCGCCAACTTAAGTGTGGCGTAACGAGTGATGCCTTGGAGAATATTCTTTTGCGGAGTGATGAGTGTGTCGCCCTTAAAAATACAGAAATTGCACGTTGAAGCTTCGAGCACATTACCCTCCCATGTGTAGAGGATCTCATACGCCCCAGCCTTCTTCTTTTTGCCCTGGAGAAGGACGGGGAAAATATAATTACTTGTTTTTGCTTCCGGGAAAAGACGTAGGTGCTCTGCCGTCATGAGCTTTACTCCTTTTTCATAGGCTTCCTTCTTCGGACTAATGTCGCCTTGGAGAAAAATGAAGAAGGTTGGCGTCTCTGGGTTGAAGATAAGACCATCGATTCTTCCGGCGTTGAGTACCGCGCGAAGAGAACAGTCTTTCATTTTGTTCTTCCGGAGCAAGAGCCCCACCTGGCGCCTGAACTCATCCTTTGAGAGCGGAATTCTTAAGTTAAGTTTCTTTGCGGAGTTCTGAAACCTGTTCCAATGTTCATCAAAAAGGAAAATCTCGCCGTCATGGATACCCATAAAGTCGAAAATCCCATAGCCGCGCAAAATCCCCCCGTCACTTATGTGCAAGGTCGCGTCATCGCTCGGAATAATCTTTCCGTTAAGGTAACAATACTCGTGCATATAGGTAGTATATACTCTGTAACACTCCGAAATCAAAAAACGACATCCCCCTTCGCCTCCGCCAGACGGCGGATGGCGAATGGTGGAGCCGCTTAAACCATTCACAACTTCAGTATCGCGATGAGCCGACGAGGAAGGTCGCGTTTCTGACATTCGTGGGTGCATCCCATCGCTACGCAACGCATGCGAACAAACTCATCACTTGAAACAGAAATCATTGGACCCGTAAATGTGGGACTAAACTCCTTAATGAGGGCGAGCGCTTCGGGTACCGTGCTGTGACCACTCAAATAGCCATCCAAGACGATCGCAGCGAGATCAGGATTGGCCTTGAACTGTTCTATCGCCTCATCAACAGTAAAAGCCTGAACTATCTCTACTTTATCGCCCAAGTCTGCAAGCTGCAGTTTCCACGCCGCGTGGACACCCCTTTCGTCATCAACAAAAAGAACCTTCGGCTTCATTGGATTCCTCGCCATGTTTGCTCCCTAGAGGATACTCCTCAAAGAAGTGCGGGGCAACTAGAGACCTTGCCCCGCTCCTTTCCTCGCACGATGGACGAGTTCATCGCGAAGTTTTTCTGCAACCTCCCTTGAGAGACCAGGGAGGGTCCCCTCTGCTCCAACCCCCCAGACACCACGACGACGAACAACTGCGCTAGCTCCCGCTGTTTGAATCTCGAGATCGGATAAGCCCAATAGCCGAGCAATAATCCCGCGATGAATATCGACGTTTTGGATACGGTTGTAAGGAATGGTTACGTATGTTTTCCAGATGATGCCGTGCTCTTTGCGAAATCCTTCTTCGCGGAGTTCGTAGCGAACAAAATGGTAGGTAAGTTTGGCAATAACCCAGAGGAGAATAATCACAAGTACCCCAAGGGAGAGCAGTCCACCCCACCACAGTACGGGTGATATTTCGAGTTCTTCCAGTAGTACCGCACCCTCGTCCCCCAAAAAGGAAAAGATGATGATAATTATGGGTAAACCAAAAATGAGCAGGTTTTGAATGAAAAACATCAAAACGGCTTTAGGGTCGAGTTGTTGCATGTGTAAAGTATATCACTTGCTCGCTAAAACGTAACGAACAGTTACCTCTTCTCCGATGACGAGGGACTCTTTTCTGCAGACCGACTTTTTTATCGGGATGAAGTACTGTTTGCCTTTAATAGGAAAGAGTGAGGTCCGCCACGTCGTCTTGCCAACCGTCGCCATGACAGGGATGCTCCCCCACCCACCGCGCGGCACATCTGGCACCTTCGAGTCCGGAATAGGGACATAGGTCCACGGCGCCTCCATTGGGAACACGTGGAGTTTTTCTTTTACGACAAAAGCCTTAGTAACCATTGGTGCGCAGGGGGGGATTTGAACCCCCAAGCCTTGCGGCATACGCCCCTCAAGCGTACGTGTATACCGTTCCACCACCTGCGCATACTTCAATCTCTACGTGGTTTCTAGTATATGGTAAATCGCATGGTTCGTAAAGAAAACGACCCGTTTGAGACGGATCGGTTCCTTACTCCTTCTTTGCTGGTTCTGCGGCCTCTGCTTTGACTTCTTCTGCCGGAGCTTCCGCGGTTACCACTTCTTCTTCCATGGCTTCTGTGGGTACCATCTCTTGATATTTGACGGTTGCGAAATCGGAGAAGCGCTTCATCTTGCGACGGGTATCCTTTGCTGTCTTTTCGCGAACATAATAGAGTTTGGCGCGTCGCGTCTTTGAACGGCTGAGGATCTCAATCTTATCAATCGTTGGAGAGTATAAAGGAAAAATCTTCTCTACGCCGACACCACTCGCAATCTTGCGCACCGTAAAGGTAGCGCCCGACTCTGCGCCGTGCTTGCGTGCAATGACGAGACCCTCGAAGGCCTGGAGACGAGTTTTGTCCCCTTCTTTGAGCTTAACCCACACCCGGATCGTGTCGCCGGAGCGGATGTCGATCTTTTTTCGCTCTTTAATATTAACGGGGGAAAAAGTAATAGTAGTCATAGACAATACGCCACTCTAACAGATTATCCGCGGCTTTGCAACCCTGGGAATTGGGCATGTACGAACCGCGCAAATTCCTCAGGCAGAGGCGCTTCGAGGCGCATACGGGTGCCGTTTGGGTGCGTTAACGAAAGCCCTAAGGCGTGAAGCGCGAGACGACCCATCTCTCCTGGGCACTCGCGTCTTGGCGCATAGAGCGGATCACAAAGTATGGGGTGCTCAATCGACTTCAGGTGGACACGCAGCTGGTGCGTACGACCCGTTTTGGGGAAAAGCGCCATATACGAATAGGCTTCAGAGGTACCGAGTGTTCGGTAGAGCGTCTTTGCTTCACGCCCGTCTACGCCGACTTTCCTCCTTCGATAATCTCTTTTGCTTCGAGCAATGGGGGTGTCGATGACGCCCTCTTTCTTACTCACATTGCCGTACACAATGGCACGATATTCTTTTTCTATCTCTCGCTCTTGAAATTGTTTCTTCAGTGCGAGGTATGCGTCTTGCGTTTTTGCGATAAGCAAGATGCCGGAGGTGTCTTTGTCGAGTCGGTGCACAATACCGGGGCGATTGATAATGGCGCCGTCGGGCAAGACAAAGGGCTCTCCGACTTTCCCGATCTCTGGATACCTCTCCTCGATCCAGGTAACAACTGTTTCTTCGCTACTCTTTTTTGATGGCGAGTGCACGAGTAAACCCGCCGGTTTGTTCACCGCAACAATATACTCATCTTCATACACAATTGCTATGGGCATAGTAGAGAAACGAACGCCTGTTACTTGCCGCGCCGACGCGAGCGTTCGGGAAACTCTTTTAAAATAGCATCAAATTCTTCTTTCGAAAAATCGGGCCAATAGCTGTCGACAAAGAAGAGCTCGCTATACACCGACTGCCATGGGAGGAAGTTCGAAAGTCGCTGTTCGCCGCCCGTGCGAATAATAGCGTCTGGATCGGGAAGATTGTTGGTCCAGAGATGCTTCGCGAATGTTTCTTCGGTAAACCCTAGACCTTCGGCAGAGGCCTTGCGTGCGGCCTCGACAATCTCCTTGCGTCCGCCGTATGAGATTGCGACAGCAACGGTAATCGCTGTATTGTTTTTTGTCTTCTCCTCCAGGTCGCGCACGAGCGTTTGGATGTTCTGCGGAAGTCGCTCTCGCTCGCCTATGCACACGATGCGCGCGTTTTCTTTTTGCAGTTGACCAAACTCCTCTTTGAGAGCAGTCTCAAAGAGCCGCATGAGATACTCGACCTCGTTCTGCGCGCGATTCCAGTTCTCTGTCGAAAAAGCATAAAAAATGAGTGTTCCGATACCCGCCTCTCGCGCCCACGAAACCACCTCTTTCAACTTTTCGTAACCACGACGATGCCCTTCAAAGACAGGGAGACCATGCTCCTCTGCCCAGCGGCGATTGCCATCCATAATAATACCAATGCTTTGGGGAATCATATGATTAATATACTATGGTAAATCCTCGAAACTCCTGTGTTGGGGAACGCCAGGCGACCTTAACATTATCCACGCGCGAGAGTAGCGAACCTTTGTGGAGATGCTCAACAAGTTTCGCGAGGCTTTCTTCGTCTCCCTGCGCCACAACATAGACAGAACCATCTTTGATATTTTGTACAAAACCGAGAAGAGAGAGTCCGCGTGATTTGCGTTGCACAAAATCACGGAACATCACCAATTGCACCCTGCCCGTTATTTTTGCTTCAATTTCTTTTTTCATCTTGCAATCAGGGGCTTATGCATTAGAACAAGCTATAGATGAGATAGGTGAGATATAGAGAAACCACGGTCAGGAGCAACACCCTAAGGTATTTCTCGGGCACCTTGCGGATGTGCCTGGTCATGAAGTTCGCACTGATAAACGAGGCGACAAAAATCACGAGGAAATGGGGCCATGCGATGAGCCCGGAGAATGCCGTAACGACTGTTGAAAAGAGTGTTGGCGGCAACGCGATAAGACTTGCGAGACCAAGACCCTCAACGAAACTTATGCGAAGGATGCTTTGGTATGCAAACCGACTGAATGTCCCGACTCCGACACCACTCACGTTTCCGTACACCCCAAGTATAAACATCAGGGTAAAGATGAACGGGTAGTGTCTCATGCTAAGGTGTACATTCTCT
This portion of the Parcubacteria group bacterium genome encodes:
- the cadA gene encoding cadmium-translocating P-type ATPase — encoded protein: MAEDFKKRFWVALVLSLPVLALSPHAQSLFGLQVSYGFELAFLIASLIYFYGGWPFLRGSWSELKNGQPGMMTLVAAAITAAFLYSGAVVLGFAGNGKELLSELVTLIDIMLLGHWIEMRSVMGASRTLEELAGLLPKTAHLRNANGSVSEVFIADLHIGNEVIIKPGERIPVDGVVVEGLTAVDESMLTGESKLVSKQTGSRVIAGALNAEAVIIVQVTKTGKDTYLSYVVTLVQEAQKSKSKTQDLANRAAMWLTVVALGGGAVTLFAWLFLLQPLGFAVERAIAVIVIACPHALGLAIPLVVAFSTSLSAQKGFLIRDRMAFEAARGVTTIVFDKTGTLTEGAFVVSDVVPFVEYSKEDVLKYAASVDQGSSHPIAKAIVKAAPETYPAEHQSIIPGRGFQAQVKGVLVQVVSEAYVKQQRVSYDTKRADEVLAQGKTAVFVLKEGLPIGFLALDDTVRAEARTAVRVLKEKGHHVVMLTGDNESVAKRVAEELGLDNYFAGVLPHEKSEVIMRLQEEGQKVLMVGDGVNDAPALAQADIGVAIGAGTDVAIETASIILVRNNPLDVVQVMELSRKTYNKMIQNLWWAAGYNIVALPLAAGVLYSAGIVLSPAVGAVLMSLSTVIVAINASLLRNA
- a CDS encoding DUF2914 domain-containing protein, which encodes MLSKLKGTTKKFESWYFRYEGRFLSGALILGFIVDTLTLRRIDLAFEQFVIVTHLVIVAACITFINFYEGKALAAQSRPFMRRVAPLLMQFSFGALFSGFFIFYSKSASLVTSWPFLIFLIALLIGNEFLRARYQRLVFQVSMFYFVLFSFTIFYVPIVLGAMGGEIFLFSGAISLALVAGFVLALALFIPARIAESKRYLVLSIGTMFVALNVLYFANIIPPIPLSLKGAEVAHQVRRVGDEYIIRDEKRLWFATLLSPEIVHITPHAPVFFYSSIFAPTDLATSIVHEWEHYDDTTGEWVIASRIPFPILGGRDGGYRGYSLIENLAPGRWRVNAKTGRGQLLGRAQFILEYVSETPELVAKKGE
- a CDS encoding cation diffusion facilitator family transporter, with the protein product MKPNKAIAGTTSVIFALGGNACITVLKFIGYFLSGSSSLFSEAVHSLADTMNQSLLLIGLRSSTRVADEEYAYGYGNERFLWALISACGIFFLGAGVTVYHGISSLLSHHEAELSTTIFAILITAFVIESFTLYKAAQELRLHNKEKTFVEALEHGDPVTIAVVYEDTAAVLGVIVALCSVTLSYFTHNYLWDAVGSIIVGLILAVIAVFLIKKNREFLIGKSIPEELAEQITEMLVAEPYIEKVIDFKSEVLDIGKYRIKCEIEFNGAALIKEVFDRGDLEGEYEIIKDDYEEFKRFIAYQTNHIPRLVGRKIDEVEKKIIAAVPSVKYIDIEIN
- a CDS encoding aminotransferase class IV family protein, producing MHEYCYLNGKIIPSDDATLHISDGGILRGYGIFDFMGIHDGEIFLFDEHWNRFQNSAKKLNLRIPLSKDEFRRQVGLLLRKNKMKDCSLRAVLNAGRIDGLIFNPETPTFFIFLQGDISPKKEAYEKGVKLMTAEHLRLFPEAKTSNYIFPVLLQGKKKKAGAYEILYTWEGNVLEASTCNFCIFKGDTLITPQKNILQGITRYATLKLARDTFEVEERELSLEEVLSEATEAFITSTGRRIVPVTRIDAHTIGDGVVGENTKEMMSRFKGLVERGGW
- a CDS encoding response regulator; protein product: MARNPMKPKVLFVDDERGVHAAWKLQLADLGDKVEIVQAFTVDEAIEQFKANPDLAAIVLDGYLSGHSTVPEALALIKEFSPTFTGPMISVSSDEFVRMRCVAMGCTHECQKRDLPRRLIAILKL
- a CDS encoding PH domain-containing protein, which produces MQQLDPKAVLMFFIQNLLIFGLPIIIIIFSFLGDEGAVLLEELEISPVLWWGGLLSLGVLVIILLWVIAKLTYHFVRYELREEGFRKEHGIIWKTYVTIPYNRIQNVDIHRGIIARLLGLSDLEIQTAGASAVVRRRGVWGVGAEGTLPGLSREVAEKLRDELVHRARKGAGQGL